AAAGCCTCATTGTTACAATGAGGCTTTTTTATTTTTTGAACTAGTTATAAAAACCATTTCCAATATTTATCATTCAGTCCTACACCATTTAATATCATGGGCAACCCTGTTTCCTTGTTTTATTAATTATGGGTTTTTAAAACATCAAGCTCCTCAGTCCACAAGTGCAAACTTTCCTAGCTTTTACCCATTGTATATTTTAGCCGTAAGTTCAGCAATTTTTACAATAACTTCGGTGGCTTTTTGCATACTCTCTACAGGCACATATTCATATTTACCATGAAAATTATGCCCGCCAGCAAATATATTTGGGCATGGTAACCCCATGTACGATAGCTGGCAGCCATCGGTACCACCACGAATAGGCTTAATAAGCGGTTTAATATCCAGTTCCTTCATTGCTCTTTCAGCAATATCAATAATATGAAACACAGGTACTACTTTTTCTTTCATATTGTAGTACTGGTCTTTAATATCGGCAATAACAATAGGTTCACCAAATTGTTCCATATATTCATCATTAATAGCATCTGCAATTTGCGCTACTTTTTCTTTACGAGCCTCAAACTTCTCCCTATCATGGTCGCGTATTATAAGTTGTACCATTGTTTTCTCAATACTACCATCAATATTTGTTACATGATAAAATCCTTCGTAGCCACTGGTACGCTCAGGGACTTCATTTTCAGGTAATGCGGCTACAAATTTACTAGCTAGCAGCATAGAGTTAATCATTTTGCCTTTGGCATAACCAGGGTGTACGCTTTTACCTTTAAAAGTAATTTTTGCACCAGCAGCATTAAAATTTTCATATTCTAATTCACCAATTTGGCTACCATCCATAGTATAACCCCAGTCCGCGCCAAACTTAGCCACATCAAACTTATGCGCACCTCTACCTATTTCCTCATCGGGTGTAAATCCTACACGAATTTTTCCATGTTTAATTTGAGGGTTATTAATAAGGTATTCCATAGCACTAACAATTTCGGTAATACCCGCTTTATCGTCAGCACCTAAAAGCGTAGTACCATCGGTAGTAATAAGTGTTTGCCCTTTGTATTGTAGCATATCCTTAAAGTATGTAGGCGATAGTACAATATTTTGCTCCTCATTCAATACAATATCACCACCATCATAATTTTTTATAATCTTAGGTTTTACATTCGCTCCAGTAAAATCGGGTGTTGTATCAAAGTGCGAAACAAAACCAACAACAGGTACATCATGGTCTACATTAGACGGTAACGTAGCCATTATATAAGCGTTTTCATCTATAGTAACATCTTCCATACCAATTGCCTTAAGTTCTTCAACCAATTGGTTGGCAAGATTCCATTGTTTCTCAGTACTAGGCGTTGTATCAGAGTTTGGATCAGATTCGGTATCAACAGTAACATAGCTGATAAATCGGTCTATTATGTGTTGCATTTTTACGTTTTTATTAATAATGAACACAAATTTACAATTTATTTGAGAGTATCATATTTATAGTAGCACTAAAACTTTTCTGTGGAAACAGAATTTAATAGTAAATTTGCACAACCTATCAACACAACCACTATGTACAAATCAGTTATACGCCCTTTACTTTTTCGTTTCGACCCCGAAAAAGTACACCATTTTACGTTCGATTCAATCCGATTCATTAATAAAATACCAGGTGCTTCCCATTTTTTAAAAGCAAAATACGAAGTTAACGACCCTCGTTTGGAACGGGAAGTATTCGGACTAAAATTTAAAAATCCAGTAGGGCTGGCAGCAGGACTCGATAAAGATGCTGTACTGTATAAAGAACTTGCTAATTGTGGGTTTGGTTTTATAGAAATAGGTACACTAACACCAAAACCGCAAGAAGGCAACCCCAAACAACGATTATTTCGCTTACGCGAAGATAGCGCGCTAATTAACCGAATGGGTTTTAATAATGGTGGAGTAGAGGCAGCAGTAGAAAGATTAAAAGCAAACCCCAAAGGAAAAGATCATGTGCTTATAGGGGGGAATATTGGTAAAAATAAAGTTACGCCTAACGAAGATGCTGTTGAGGATTACAAAATTTGTTTTGATGCCTTATACGATTATGTAGACTATTTTGTGGTTAATGTAAGTTCGCCCAATACACCCAATTTAAGGGAGCTACAGGACAAAGAGCCATTAACCAAGCTACTGCAAACCTTGCAAGCCAAAAATGCCGAAAAACCAAAACAAAAACCAATTTTATTAAAAATAGCCCCCGACCTTACCAATGAGCAATTGTTAGATATTATAGACATTGCAAAAACTACAGCTATAGCAGGTGTAATAGCCACCAATACCACTATATCGCGTGAAGGGTTACAATCTGAAAATAAAAAAGAAATGGGAGGGCTTAGTGGTAAACCATTGCGAAAGCGTGCTACAGAAGTAATACGTTTTTTATCAGAAAATAGTAATAAGGCATTTCCTATAATAGGCGTAGGAGGTATACACACCCCCGAAGACGCCCTAGAGAAGTTAGAAGCAGGAGCAAGCCTTATTCAACTCTATACAGGTTTTGTTTACGAAGGTCCAGCACTGGTAAAGGCTATTAACGAAAAACTATTGGCTCGTAATAAAAATAACTAATAAAATCAGCGTTTTATCTACTATTCAAGTACATAAAGAAAACGTTTTCGTAAAGCCTAAATTTTATATCTTTGATGGCTATGAAACAGGTAAAAATTATTGAATGCCCACGTGATGCCATGCAGGGTATAAAACCGTTTATCCCAACCGAAAAAAAAGTAGCTTACATCCAATCGTTACTACGTATTGGTTTCGATACTATTGATTTTGGTAGTTTTGTTTCGCCTAAGGCTATTCCGCAAATGCAAGATACTGCCGAAGTACTAGCACAGCTCGATTTAACTGAAACACGCAGTAAATTACTAGCCATAATAGCCAATACCAGAGGTGCAGAGGCTGCTGCACAGCATCCCGAAATACAATACTTAGGCTATCCGTTTTCTATTTCAGAAAACTTCCAGATGCGTAACACGCACAAAACCATAGCACAATCGTTAGTTACCTTGCAAGAAATACTAAACATAGCAGCTAAATCCAATAAAGAAGTGGTTGCTTATCTATCTATGGGCTTTGGTAACCCATATGGCGACCCTTGGAATGTAGAAATTGTAGGAGAATGGACAGAAAAGTTAGCTGATATGGGGGTAACCATACTCTCGTTATCCGATACGGTAGGAAGTTCTACCCCCGATGTTATCGATTACCTGTTTTCTAACCTTATACCTAAATACCCAACTATAGAATTTGGAGCACACCTGCATACTACACCCGATAAATGGCACGAAAAAATAGATGCTGCCTATAAAGCAGGATGTACCCGTTTTGATGGTGCTATACAAGGGTTTGGTGGTTGCCCCATGGCAAAAGATGACCTTACTGGAAATATGCCTACCGAAAAAATGCTGTCGTATTTTACAGCAGCTAAAGCAACAACCCATTTAAACGCGTTGAGCTTTGAAAGCTCATATAATGAGGCTACAAAATTGTTCGGGGAGTATCATTAATTTTAACAGATTGTAAACTGTTTTAAATCTCACTTAAAAATACTATATTTGCATGCAATTTAACTACAAATTGCATATGAAAGCACACACAACTAAAATCATCGGCGAAGGACTTACCTACGATGATGTACTGCTAGTTCCTAATTACTCCGAAGTTTTACCACGCGAAGTAAGCATACAATCCAAATTTTCACGAAATATAACGCTTAACGTTCCTATAGTATCTGCTGCAATGGATACCGTTACCGAAAGTGCTATGGCTATTGCTATGGCTCGTGAGGGTGGTATTGGCGTGCTGCACAAAAACATGACCATTAAGCAGCAAGCCAATGAAGTACGTAAAGTAAAACGAGCAGAATCGGGTATGATAATCGATCCTGTTACATTGCCATTAACAGCTAATGTTGGCGATGCTAAAAACGCTATGCGTGAGTATAGTATAGGTGGTATTCCTATAGTGGATGAAAACGGTACGCTAAAAGGCATTGTAACCAATCGGGATTTGCGTTTTGAAAAAGTTGATGAACGCTCGATATTGGAAGTGATGACTTCTGAAAAGCTAGTTACAGCAGCCGAAGGCACTACACTTGCGGCTGCCGAAAGCATACTACAAGAACACAAAATTGAAAAACTACCTGTTGTAAACAACGATTATAAATTAGTTGGACTTATAACTTTTAGAGATATTACCAAACTAACCCAAAAACCTATTGCCAATAAAGATAAATTTGGCAGACTACGTGTGGCTGCTGCCTTAGGTGTTACTGCCGATGCAGTAACCAGAGCAGAAGCCCTTGTAAATGCGGGTGTTGATGCTGTAATTATAGATACTGCACACGGGCATACGCAAGGTGTGGTAAAAGTACTTAAAGAAGTAAAAGCAAAATTCCCAGAGTTGGATGTAGTTGTAGGTAATATTGCTACGCCCGAAGCTGCTCAATACCTTGCCGATAATGGTGCCGATGCCGTAAAAGTAGGTATAGGTCCAGGCTCAATATGTACAACACGTGTTGTGGCAGGCGTAGGGTTTCCGCAATTCTCTGCGGTACTCGAAGTTGCTGCTGCGCTACGTGGTACAGGTGTTCCTGTAATTGCCGATGGCGGTATTCGTTATACAGGCGATATACCTAAGGCATTAGCAGCGGGAGCCGACTGTGTAATGTTAGGTTCGTTACTAGCAGGTACCAAAGAATCGCCAGGAGAAACTATAATTTTTGAGGGTAGGAAGTTTAAATCGTATAGAGGCATGGGGTCTGTAGAGGCTATGAAAGAAGGCTCTAAAGACCGTTATTTCCAAGATGTAGAGGATGATGTTAAAAAACTTGTTCCTGAAGGTATTGTAGGACGTGTACCTTATAAAGGTGAATTATTTGAAAGTATGCTACAGTTTATTGGCGGATTGCGTGCTGGTATGGGATACTGTGGTGCTAAAGACATCCCTACCTTGCAAGAATCAGGTCGTTTTGTACGCATTACATCTAGTGGTATATCCGAAAGTCATCCACACGATGTTACTATTACTAACGAGTCACCCAATTACTCAAGATAATAGTATATAATACAGATAAAAAAAGCAGCCATTAAATGGCTGCTTTTTTATGCTATTTATTCGCTTATTACGCGTTTATTCCCAAATAATTACTTGGTGTTATTTGTAAAAGTTCGTTTTTAACATCGTCAGAAACTTTTAATGTATTAATAAAATTATGTATTGCTTCTTTATTAATTACTTGGTTGGTACGCGTTAAATCTTTTAATGCTTCGTAAGGGTTGGGGTAGCTCTCACGGCGTAGTATAGTTTGTATTGCTTCGGCAACAACAGCCCAGTTTTTCTCTAAATCTTCAGCAAATTTACCCTCGTTTAGTAATAATTTATTTAACCCTTTTATTGTGGCTTCAAAAGCTATAATAGTATGCCCCATGGGTACACCAATGTTACGCAGTACGGTACTATCGGTAAGGTCGCGCTGTAACCTCGATATGGGTAGTTTAGCCGATAGGTGCTCGAATATAGCATTAGCAATACCTAAGTTGCCCTCAGAGTTTTCAAAATCAATAGGGTTAACCTTGTGTGGCATAGCCGATGAACCTATCTCGCCCGCTTTAATTTTTTGTTTAAAGTAATCCATCGATACATACGTCCAAATATCCCTATCAAGGTCAATTAGTATTGTATTAATACGCTTTAAAGCATCAAAAAACGCTGCAAAATGGTCGTAATGCTCTATTTGCGTAGTAGGGAAAGAGTGTTTTAAGCCCAATCTACCTTCTACAAAATCATTTCCAAATTTTCTCCAATCGTTATTTGGGTATGCAATAGCGTGCGCATTAAAATTTCCTGTAGCACCACCAAATTTGGCGGCAAACGGTACATTAAATAACAAGCGTAATTGTTCTTCCAAGCGTTCTACAAATACGCCTATTTCTTTGCCTAAACGGGTAGGCGATGCAGGTTGCCCGTGCGTACGTGCCAACATGGGTACATCTGCCCACTCTACACTCAATTCTTTTAGTTTTGCAATTAATTTGATGAGCGATGGCATGTAAACATCCTCAAACGCTTCTTTGGTAGAAAGCGGTATTGCCGTGTTGTTTATATCTTGTGAGGTTAACCCAAAGTGGATAAACTCTTTATAATCATCCAATCCGAGTTTATCGAATGCTTTTTTAATGAAATATTCAACCGCCTTAACGTCGTGATTGGTTGTTTTCTCTATTTCTTTTATCTGTTGTGCATCTTCCGATGTAAAATTTTTATAAATATCGCGTAACGCATCAAAAAGGCTGTTATCAACATTTTTAAGTTGTGGTAAGGGTAACTCGCATAACATAATGAAATATTCAATTTCTACGAGTACACGATAGCGTATTAATGCTTCTTCCGAAAAATAAGGGGATAATGCTATGGTTTTGTTTCTGTAACGTCCGTCTATAGGCGATATAGCGTTTAGTTCCGATAAAATTTGCATGTGTTGTGTGTTGTAAATGAGTAAGCGCAAATATACGTTTTTGTTGTGAGTTTTTTAGAAATTTACGTACTCAGACGGCTTACAATTCGTTGATTTTTATTAAATTTTCTACTACAATTTTCATCCCTTCACTACCTTTTAACGGAAACACCTCTACGGGGTTACTTAAATGGGGTAATTGTGCAGGGTTTGGGTCTATGTAATAAATAGGTGCGTTTGGTTTGGCGTAATCTATTAGCCCCGCTGCGGGGTATACCTGCATACTTGTTCCTATTACAATTATATAATCGGCTTGTTTTACTATTTGCATAGCTTTTGTTATGGCAGGTACTGCCTCGCCAAACCAAACTATGTGTGGGCGTAGTTGTTGTTGCGTAGTAGGGTGGAGTGTACCCAAAGTAATATCAGCTGTCCAGCGTATTATGGTATTTTCATTTTGTGTGCAACGGGCTTTTAGGAGTTCGCCGTGTAAATGTATTACGTTATTGCTGCCAGCACGTTCGTGCAAATCATCTACATTTTGGGTAATTACAGTAACATCAAATACATCTTCCAGTTGTGCTATAAGCGTATGTGCTTTATTGGGGTGTACTTCGTGCAGTTGTTTTCGTCTTTTATTATAAAAGTCCAAAACAAGTGCAGGGTTTTTACGGAAACCTTCGGACGATGCGACTTCCATTACATCATGCCCTTCCCACAAACCACCTGCATCTCTAAACGTATTTATGCCACTTTCGGCACTAACGCCTGCTCCGCTAAGTACTACAAGTTTCTTTTTCATGTATTACACTTTTCCTAGTGTGTGTAGTTGTCCCAATGTTGGATTTTCGCTACCGCCCCCAGGCTCTAACGTTATACCAAATGCTTCTGCACCTTCAAAGCTATCTACTTTATAAACACCTTTATTGGCATCTGCTATAGCACTATCCAATACGCCAATGCTAATAGGGGTAAGCGGGTTAAGTTTAAGTGCCCAAACTTGGTATACTTTACCTTCTGGTGGGGCGGGTAAGCCCGTTATGTCAACATGCGTTTTATTACTTTTTTTGTTTAAGTAAACTTTTGCAAATGATTCTGGCGCAATTTGTTGCCCTTCAAGATGAATTTCTGTATTGTCAGTATCACGAACAATTGCCAACGCTCTTTCGGTTAGTGTATGCTGCTTTTTTATACTAACTACCATTTGCTCAAATTTATTGCGTTGGATGCTGGTTTCCTGTACCTCCTTGCTAACCTGGTTGTATTTGTGGTACTGAATGCCAATACCAAACATAAGTATAATAGCTGCTGCCCAACCAATATATTGGGTTGTTTTACTACGTTTGTTTATAGGTACTACGCTATCTTGATTTTCTTTAATTAGTTTAGCGTATAGCTTGTTGTAGTTTTGTGCCGATAGCTTTGGCGATATACCATACGATAGGTTTATTATTGATTTTTCGATAGCAAGAATTTCTGCTTGTACTTCGGTATCACGTTCTGCTACTTTTTGTATTTCGCTATTTTCATTTTCAGATAATAATCCAAAAACAAAAAGTTCTAGCGTTCCCGATTCTATTAATTCCTTGCTATCCATTATACCTCTAGTATTGTTCTTAGTTCCTTAATACAATTCCTATTTTGTGTTTTAACTGTTCCTAAAGGTATTTGAAGCTCTTCCGAAGCTTCTTGTTGTGTATAGCCTTTAAAGAATAATAGATCCATGATGCGGATACACCTTGGCTTTAGTTTTTTGATGAATTCTCTTATCCCGATGGCATCAATTTTATAGGTTATTGCTGTATTGTTATCAAGAATATCTACGAAATTATCTGAAGATAGGTTTTTCTTGCTGTTATTGCGGCTTTTAGAGCGAAGCCTGTCTATAGCCGTATTCCGTGCAATGTTTAATATCCACGTAAAAAACCTACCTCTACTAGTAGTATAGCTATCAATATTCTTCCATATTTTTACAAATACTTCCTGTAATATATCTTCACTCTCTTCTTTATCATTAATTAGGTTAAAGATAATACCGTAAAGACTTTTAGCATACATATCGTAAAGTAGGGTAAATGCTTTGTCGTCTTTTTTGTAAATTTGTTCGAGTAATTCTTCCTGTGTCATACTTAAATTTTAGCACCTCTAAATTAGCAAAACATTTTAAACATCAGTACTCATAATGAAAAATACATCAGACTTGGATTATCTTACTTATATTGAGAATTTTATTACTGCTGATAGAAAAAATAGGTTTTTAGAGATACTCCAAAACAGAACAAAGCATTTTACGGTGGCTATAGAGGATGTTTTTCAGTTGCATAACACAAGTGCTGTAATGCGAACATGTGAAGTTTTTGGTATACAGGAGCTTAATGTGGTAGAGGAGCGGTACGGTAAAGATATTGATAAGGAAATTGCTATGGGGGCGCAAAAGTGGGTAGATGTTAATAGGTTTGATACGACTAATACTTGTATAACGAGTTTAAAAGAACATGGTTACAAAATAATAGCTACTTCGCCGCATCAAAATTCGAGCCCTTTAGATGTATTTGATATTACCGAACCTGCAGCACTGTTTTTTGGTACTGAAAAAGATGGATTATCTGAAACAGTATTACAACAAGCGGATGGGTTTGTACATATCCCTATGGCTGGATTTACCGAGAGTTTGAATATATCCAATTCGGCAGCTATAATTATACAAGATATTACCAATCGTTTACGAAAATCGGGTATTGCATGGCAGTTATCTGATAAGGAAATATTGGAAAAACGTATTGATTGGACACGGAAATCAATAAAAGATATTGATTTTGTTACGGAAAAGTATTTGGCAGGATAAACTAATCGCCTCTGTTTAATACTTTATATTCTTCGTAACAACCACTTATGGCGTCCATAATTTGTAAGTCGTTAGCCGTAGTTATAAATACTTCCGAGTAGTTACAACGCTCCAGTATATCAGCAATTTCTTCTTTGGTAACACCCAATAATGCGGCTAACGTTTCACGATCGAATTTAGATGCCAAAGCATTACGTACCGTATCATCTTTTTTCATTTCGCGTAATCGGCGCATTTCGGCAGGTTTTTTACCAAATATGTTGTGCAATAAGTCGGCAGGATTAAATACTGAACTTACAATACGTTTAAAGGCACTTGGTGAGTTTTCGCCACCCTCATAACCTTGTGGTAGCCCCGATATAGCATAACGGTAGTTAGGCTCTTTAATAGGAGCCAGTTTAGAGTCTATTTGCAAATAACCTGTAAGGTTGTATTTATTAATAACAACTTCCTCTAGCGTATAAGCCCTTTCGGTTAATGGTATTTTGGTAGTAGTGGTGTTATTAACCCAGTCGTTTGTTACCCGTACTTTTATGGACTGATACCCGATTAGAGATACATGCAATGTATCGTTAGGGCTAGCCTCTATGGTAAATTTACCCTTAGCATCGGTAAGTGTACCTTTAACCGTGTTAATGTTGATTATATTTACATTTGCCGCAGGTCTTAATGTACCATCGTTAATGATAATACCCGAAACTGTTTTTGGCTGTTGTGCAAAACTAAATAGCGAAAAACTTAAAAATAAAAAAACTACAAAATACCTCATTGACTGTTTATGTAATGTAAAAGTAATAAACAAACGCGATATTTTGTAGTTAGTATGCAATTATGCTGAAATATTTACATTAACTTCTTCTAGGCTTTCTATCTCTAGAGCCTGGTCTGCCTTCTCCACGTCGTGCTGGACGTTCGAAAGAATTGTCTCTTCGGTTGCTTCTACCGCCTCCAAATGAGTCACTTCTGCTTCCACGACCACCGCTGTTTCTACCATTGTGGTCTCTACGTCGGCTACTGCCACCATCATTTTTAGATATCTCAACATTTATCTTACGCCCTTCAAGATGCATGCTATTAAAGGTATCTAAAACACTCTGCATGTGTTCTGCATCGGTATTAAAGAAAGAGAAACCTTCTTTTACATCAACTTTAAACACATCATCACGCCCTAAGCCCAACGTATCACGAAGGAAATCTTTTAGGCTCATCCAATCAAAATTATCTCTTGACCCGATGTTGATAAAGTAGCGTACTGCACCGCTGTTACTTCCTGGACGAGAACTATCGCGTCTGTCGCCAGCAGGTTGTGCCGAGAGGTCTTTATTGTTTTTATAATATTCAATAAATCGGTTAAACTCTACCGATACCATTTTTTTGATAAGTTCTTCCTTAGTAAGGTCTTTCATTACCTCATATATTGCAGGTAGGTACGAGTCTATTTCGTGGTCAATTTCTACATCCTTGATTTTATTAGCAAGGTGGAAAAGCTGTATTTCGCAAATTTCAATACCCGATGGTATTGTTTTTTCCTCAAACTTTTGTTTGATGATGCGCTCTATGGTTGTAATTTTTCTCAGTTCACTCTTCGTAATTATTACTATAGAGGTACCTAGTTTACCTGCACGCCCTGTACGACCACTACGGTGGTTATAGGTTTCTATCTCATCAGGTAACTGGTAGTTAATTACGTGTGTAATATTATCTACGTCAATACCCCTTGCAGCAACATCGGTAGCTACAAGCATTTGTATCTGTCGGTTTCTAAACGATTTCATTACCGAGTCACGCTGTGCCTGCGATAAATCGCCGTGTAGAGCAGCAGCATTGTAACCGTCTTCAATCAGTTTTTCGGCAACCGCTTGCGTATCACGTTTTGTACGGCAAAATATAACCGAGAATATATCGGGGTTAGCATCTGCAAGGCGTTTTAATGCCTCATAACGGTTACGACCGTTTACTAAGTAAAATTCGTGCGATACAGTAGATGAGCCTGAATTTTTATGACCAACAGTTATTTCTAACGGTTTTCTCATAAATTCTTTTGCTATACGAGCAACCTCCTGTGGCATTGTTGCCGAGAATAACCAAGTGCTTTTTTCATCGGGTGATGTAGATAGTATCGAAACAATATCATCATAAAAGCCCATGTTTAGCATCTCATCCGCCTCATCCAATATGCAATAATCAATTTTAGAGATGTTTACCAACCCTCTGTTAATCATATCTTGCATACGCCCAGGTGTAGCTACAATAATTTGCGCTCCTCTTTTTACCTCTCTGGCTTGTTCTGTAATGCTAGCACCCCCGTATACGGCAACAGTATGTACGTTTACATACTTTGAGTATAGTTTAATTTCGTTTGTAATTTGCAGGCAAAGTTCACGCGTTGGTGATAGTATAAGTGCCTGTGTGTTCCTGTTGTTAGGATCTATTTTTTGGATAAGCGGAAAACCAAAAGCCGCTGTTTTCCCTGTCCCCGTTTGCGCTAACGCTACAATATCTGTATCTTTTTCCAATAATAGGGGAATCGCCTTTTCCTGTACCTCTGACGGATTTTCAAATCCTAGATCGTTTATCGCCTTCAGAAGCGATTCATTCAATCCTAATTGTTCAAATTTATTCATATATGTTTTTAAAATAGGGGCAAAGGTACTGTTTGTTAGTGAGATATACTAATAACAGTGCTAGTTTTATTTTGAGTAAATAAATTGAAAATCAGCTAGTTATTTTTCTAAAAAAGCAATAAGCTGTGCTACCGCTTTACCACGATGGCTAAGTTGTGCTTTTTCGTCCAAAGAAATTTCTGCAAAAGTACGGTTTTTACCTTCGGGCTTAAAAATAGGGTCGTACCCAAACCCCTCAGTACCTGCTTTTTCGGTAGTTATCTTACCTTTTGCAATACCTGTAAATAAATGCTGTTTGTTATTATAATTAAGTGCAATAACAGTTTTAAAATTGGCATCTCGGTTGGCTGTATTGCTGAGTTCGCTAAGTAGCTTATTCATGTTGTCGTTGGCATCTTTTTGCATGCCTGCATAGCGTGCAGAGTATACGCCAGGAGCTCCGTTTAAGGCAGCTACCTCTAAACCTGTATCGTCAGCAAAACAATCGTAGCCGTATTTTTCGGTTACATAATTGGCTTTTAAAATCGCGTTACCCTCAATAGTATCAGCAGTTTCAGGAATATCTTCAACACAGCCAATATCCTCTAAACTCAATAGTTCAATGCCTTTAGGGAGTTGGTGCTTTATTTCTTGTATCTTATTTTTATTGTTTGAGGCAAAAACGAGTTTCATGATTAGTATAAGGGATAGGGAGATTTATTCTTTTTGCTGCAAAGTTTATCGGTAAGTGGGGCAATAATTATCCAGCGTACATTTTCGCCCTTGTTAACTCTGGATGCTGTATTTATAACAGCTACAAATTCTATTATGTTTAGTAATATAACGGCAAATAAATAAATACCATAGTAAAGGGTAGGTTCGGTTTTATTTAGCATTACAGATAACGTCCAGCCCCAAGCAATACTGTTAAAAGGAATAATAATAGTTTGTGCCAGTATGGCTTGTATGCAGTGCCAACGTACAAAATAAGATGCTTTTAGGTTGCCCAAATAATACACGCCCGATGCTATTAAGTTTATAATGGGTAAGGGCATACCTGCAATTACAGCTACTATAGCCATAAGGTAGCTATTACCTGCTTTTTCGTAATCGTTAGGGTGTACATGTATTACAGTTTCTTTATCCTTTACAACCCCTTCTGTATATTCCATATCCAATTAATAATTACTAACACAACAAGTACTATGGCCAAATGTTTTGTT
The Flavobacterium litorale genome window above contains:
- the purB gene encoding adenylosuccinate lyase; this translates as MQILSELNAISPIDGRYRNKTIALSPYFSEEALIRYRVLVEIEYFIMLCELPLPQLKNVDNSLFDALRDIYKNFTSEDAQQIKEIEKTTNHDVKAVEYFIKKAFDKLGLDDYKEFIHFGLTSQDINNTAIPLSTKEAFEDVYMPSLIKLIAKLKELSVEWADVPMLARTHGQPASPTRLGKEIGVFVERLEEQLRLLFNVPFAAKFGGATGNFNAHAIAYPNNDWRKFGNDFVEGRLGLKHSFPTTQIEHYDHFAAFFDALKRINTILIDLDRDIWTYVSMDYFKQKIKAGEIGSSAMPHKVNPIDFENSEGNLGIANAIFEHLSAKLPISRLQRDLTDSTVLRNIGVPMGHTIIAFEATIKGLNKLLLNEGKFAEDLEKNWAVVAEAIQTILRRESYPNPYEALKDLTRTNQVINKEAIHNFINTLKVSDDVKNELLQITPSNYLGINA
- the pepT gene encoding peptidase T; this encodes MQHIIDRFISYVTVDTESDPNSDTTPSTEKQWNLANQLVEELKAIGMEDVTIDENAYIMATLPSNVDHDVPVVGFVSHFDTTPDFTGANVKPKIIKNYDGGDIVLNEEQNIVLSPTYFKDMLQYKGQTLITTDGTTLLGADDKAGITEIVSAMEYLINNPQIKHGKIRVGFTPDEEIGRGAHKFDVAKFGADWGYTMDGSQIGELEYENFNAAGAKITFKGKSVHPGYAKGKMINSMLLASKFVAALPENEVPERTSGYEGFYHVTNIDGSIEKTMVQLIIRDHDREKFEARKEKVAQIADAINDEYMEQFGEPIVIADIKDQYYNMKEKVVPVFHIIDIAERAMKELDIKPLIKPIRGGTDGCQLSYMGLPCPNIFAGGHNFHGKYEYVPVESMQKATEVIVKIAELTAKIYNG
- a CDS encoding SIR2 family NAD-dependent protein deacylase yields the protein MKKKLVVLSGAGVSAESGINTFRDAGGLWEGHDVMEVASSEGFRKNPALVLDFYNKRRKQLHEVHPNKAHTLIAQLEDVFDVTVITQNVDDLHERAGSNNVIHLHGELLKARCTQNENTIIRWTADITLGTLHPTTQQQLRPHIVWFGEAVPAITKAMQIVKQADYIIVIGTSMQVYPAAGLIDYAKPNAPIYYIDPNPAQLPHLSNPVEVFPLKGSEGMKIVVENLIKINEL
- a CDS encoding anti-sigma factor produces the protein MDSKELIESGTLELFVFGLLSENENSEIQKVAERDTEVQAEILAIEKSIINLSYGISPKLSAQNYNKLYAKLIKENQDSVVPINKRSKTTQYIGWAAAIILMFGIGIQYHKYNQVSKEVQETSIQRNKFEQMVVSIKKQHTLTERALAIVRDTDNTEIHLEGQQIAPESFAKVYLNKKSNKTHVDITGLPAPPEGKVYQVWALKLNPLTPISIGVLDSAIADANKGVYKVDSFEGAEAFGITLEPGGGSENPTLGQLHTLGKV
- a CDS encoding quinone-dependent dihydroorotate dehydrogenase — encoded protein: MYKSVIRPLLFRFDPEKVHHFTFDSIRFINKIPGASHFLKAKYEVNDPRLEREVFGLKFKNPVGLAAGLDKDAVLYKELANCGFGFIEIGTLTPKPQEGNPKQRLFRLREDSALINRMGFNNGGVEAAVERLKANPKGKDHVLIGGNIGKNKVTPNEDAVEDYKICFDALYDYVDYFVVNVSSPNTPNLRELQDKEPLTKLLQTLQAKNAEKPKQKPILLKIAPDLTNEQLLDIIDIAKTTAIAGVIATNTTISREGLQSENKKEMGGLSGKPLRKRATEVIRFLSENSNKAFPIIGVGGIHTPEDALEKLEAGASLIQLYTGFVYEGPALVKAINEKLLARNKNN
- a CDS encoding hydroxymethylglutaryl-CoA lyase, which gives rise to MKQVKIIECPRDAMQGIKPFIPTEKKVAYIQSLLRIGFDTIDFGSFVSPKAIPQMQDTAEVLAQLDLTETRSKLLAIIANTRGAEAAAQHPEIQYLGYPFSISENFQMRNTHKTIAQSLVTLQEILNIAAKSNKEVVAYLSMGFGNPYGDPWNVEIVGEWTEKLADMGVTILSLSDTVGSSTPDVIDYLFSNLIPKYPTIEFGAHLHTTPDKWHEKIDAAYKAGCTRFDGAIQGFGGCPMAKDDLTGNMPTEKMLSYFTAAKATTHLNALSFESSYNEATKLFGEYH
- the guaB gene encoding IMP dehydrogenase produces the protein MKAHTTKIIGEGLTYDDVLLVPNYSEVLPREVSIQSKFSRNITLNVPIVSAAMDTVTESAMAIAMAREGGIGVLHKNMTIKQQANEVRKVKRAESGMIIDPVTLPLTANVGDAKNAMREYSIGGIPIVDENGTLKGIVTNRDLRFEKVDERSILEVMTSEKLVTAAEGTTLAAAESILQEHKIEKLPVVNNDYKLVGLITFRDITKLTQKPIANKDKFGRLRVAAALGVTADAVTRAEALVNAGVDAVIIDTAHGHTQGVVKVLKEVKAKFPELDVVVGNIATPEAAQYLADNGADAVKVGIGPGSICTTRVVAGVGFPQFSAVLEVAAALRGTGVPVIADGGIRYTGDIPKALAAGADCVMLGSLLAGTKESPGETIIFEGRKFKSYRGMGSVEAMKEGSKDRYFQDVEDDVKKLVPEGIVGRVPYKGELFESMLQFIGGLRAGMGYCGAKDIPTLQESGRFVRITSSGISESHPHDVTITNESPNYSR